The genomic stretch GATCCGAGCCAAACGGAATAATCCCGGCAGCAAAGTGATCGCGCATCCGGAATGTCCGCAGAACATTCTGGAACTGACCGATTTTGTCGGCGGCACGGAAAAGATGCGGCAACACGTGATGTCGGTCAGTGAACCGACGACGTTTCTGGTGGCGACGGAATCCGCGATGATTCACGCGTTCGAAAAATCGGCGCCGCAGCACACGTTTATTCCTGTGCCGGGAATCATGACGTCCACAGGCGAAACGTGTGCCTGCAACCGCTGCCCGCACATGGCTCGCAACACGCTGCAGAAAGTCCGCGACTGCCTGCGGGACGGCAAGCCGGAAATCATCTGGCAGGACTACTTCGACAAAGCACGAGCCGTGCTGGACAGAAGCCTGCTGTCGTGACGTTCGACGTCCACAGATTGCACTGATTTCGCAGATTGGCAGCGCGGAGGGAGATCCGGGGCGGCGTGATACTTCGCTTGCCGGATCAGCCCACGACCACCTTCTGATTCAGGCGTGCCTGGTCGATTCGACCGCACTTTGTGTCATCCAGACAAACCGTGGACGAACTCCGACGTCGCAGGCGCCGTGATCACAGGTGCCGGGGTGTTACTCTTCCACGATCTTTGCCGACTTGATGAAGTCCAGTCTCGGGAACTTTGCATTCAAATACCTGTTGCCCTGTTTTTGAATCAACCCCTGATCCGGCTGTTCGCGGTACTCGGCATTGATCTTGTCGACCACTTCCATACCTTCAATCACACGACCGAACGGCGCAAAGCCGGTGTTGTCAAGAAACGAATTGTCCTTGAAGTTGATGAACAACTGAGTCGTGCGGGAATTGGGAGCATTCGTCTTGGCGAAAGTGATGAAGCCGCGCTGATTGGAGGCAACGACTGGATCGTCCTTGATCGACTTGTCGCGCCAGTCCTTTTGCACGGCCGGATCACCGTTGATTCCGAACTGAACCATGAAGTTCGGCACGACTCGAAAGAACCGGGCTTCGTTGAAAAAACCCTGCTTTACCAGTTCATGAAAGCGGTCCGCTCCGATGGGAGCCCACTTGCGCTGGACTTCGACGGTGAAGTTACCCTGGCTGGTTTCGAACAGCACCTTAAACGTTTCGGGAGCTTTGTCGCCGGAGTCCTGAGCGATGGCTGGTTCGGCGGCGATGATCGAAAATGTCAGTAATGCGGCGATCGGGAAGTAACGAAGTGACATCAAAGGTCTCCTGTTCGATAGATTTCATCCGTGGTGACGCGAAAACTCGCGGGCAGTATAAAGGCGGCACCGTCATTTTCCAGAGGCAAACAATGATCCACGTCACTCGTCGCGCTTTGGAACGCAGCCTGGTCACGAATCGGAGCTGGTGCGACGGCGCTGCGGTCGGCATGCGTCGACTTCGAACACTGGCGGCAGTGCTGCTGGCGTTCGCATCAACCTGTGTCCACGCGGGCTCCGGGGACATCACGATTCGCACGGAACACCTGCAATATCCCGGCGAAGGTGCCTTTCAAACGGTCGACGACTGCGTGACGTTTGCGACCGGAGGCGCGTCCGGCGATCAGCAAGAAGCCATCGCTCTGTACAACTGGCTGCTGACACACCAGTGGCACCTGATGTCACCGCAGGAATGGTGTGTGCCCGGACGAATCCCCGACACCGCGGAAACTCGCGACTACGAATCAATCGTCTTCGACGCCAACCGCGCGAGGTTCTCCTACGGCTATGGCCTGTGCGGAACGGTTCACGCATGGAATGAACCGTACTGGAAGGCGCTCGGCATGAACGCTCGCCGCCGGGCGTTTCCCGGTCACGTCAACAGTGAAGTCCTCTACGGCGGAACCTGGCACGCGTTTGATACCGACATGGCCGGCCTGTTGTTTCGCCGGGACGGTATCGTCGCCGGCTATGACGACATCATTCGAGACCCGTCACTTATCGACAGTGTGAAGCCGCCGTATCCGCATTATCCGTTTGCGTGGCCGTCGGATTCTCAGGTGATGAAGGACGGCTGGAAGCAGGTGGCTGCCGGAGGCGACTGGTACCGCATGTACAACAGCGGCTACGCGGCTCACCCCGCCATTGTCCATCTGCGAAAGGGAGAAACGTTCACGCGGTGGTTTGACCGAGACCACTTCGGCGGCCGGTCGAAACGCCGTTTCTGGCATCACCAGCCGGGAGGCCCGTTTCGTAACTGGTCGTTCTTCGATAACGGCGAACCGTTCCACGATGGTGCGAAACACAATGCCCGATCCGACGTCAGTTACTGCAACGGTGAGTTCATCTACGTTCCGGACCTGAGCACCGATGCGTACCGGGAAGGCGTTGCGTCGTCGTCGCAGAATCTGTCGCACGGCTCGACGTCGCCCCTGCTGCACAGCGAAGACGGGCAGCAGGCACGCGTGACGTTTCGGCACTTTTCACCCTACGTCATTTGCGGTGATCCTGTTGACGACGCCAATCCCATGTCGGGAGCCGCGACCGACGGCCTGGTGCTGGAAGCGAAAGTCGCGGGCAAGGTCAGCGTGGAAGTCTCCGCCAACGAAGGTCAGTCGTGGACGCAGGTGGAAGCCGCTGACAACGATGGTTCGACGTTTCGCTTCGATCTGACGGAACACGTCAAGGGCCGCTACGGATGGCAGATTCAATTTCGTTTCGAAGGCGCGTCGGGCATCGATTCGCTGAAATTCACCACGACGACTCAGGTTTGCCAGGCGATTTTCCCGCAACTGACGGAAGGAGGCTGCGACGTCACCTGCCGAATCACGGACCGTTCGGTGGTCGCGGTGCTGCCGGATTTCGGGCTGCCGGAAGCGAATGTGTCCCACTATGAAGAGGTGTCGCTGCGTTCGGCCAACGTCATCTATCAGCCTCGCGTCAACGACAATCGCCTGGCCTATCAAACGACGAATAACAAGTCCGGCGAAGTCGTCTTTCGAGTGACGTCACCGAAGCCGCTGCTGGAAGTCAGAGCCGCCGTCAGATACCAGCTTCGAGTACCGCCGGAACCTGACTGCGACTATCACATGGACATTTCCACTGACAACGGAACTCACTGGCGCCGTTTCGCGATTGCCGAAATTCCTGCCGACAATGAGTTTTCCAGTGGCTGGCTGTCAGGACGATCCGCCGTGTCGTCAGCCGATTGTCACGAAGCGCTGGTGCGAGTTCACTTCGACGGCGGCGGCCATCGCACTGGTCTGATGGACGCTCAGTTGTACGGAATTCATCGAATCGGAAACCGTTCCGCGTGTGTCGTTGAGTTCGGCTGGACAGACGACGGAGGCCCGCAGACACACGTAGAACGAATTGCCGCCGATCGGGCACAATCGCAAATTCACGTGCCGACAAGTTCAGACAGTATCCGGAATGAGTTCGTCCGCATCTCAGTTTCCGACTGACCGACCGGATTCCGATTCGTGAACGAGACACGTCGTCGTAACAGACCCGGCATTCGCGACACGGTTCACAGCGATTGCCATGAGTTCCTCGACTCACCCGTGCGACGCGCGGTCCCCGCAGCGCGCCGCACAGGAAAGGTCGCGAGTTGCCGGCGTATTATTTGCCGCCGGAAATCAGGCCCGGCAGTTTGGCGGCCAGCTTCGAGAACATGTCGTCGCCCAGCTTCTCTTTGAGGAAGTTGACCAGCAGCGACAGAAACCCGGAGGCTTTATCGAGTCCGATGCCGGAGTCTCCGATCGCTTTGGTAATTCCGGCGACTCCGCCGGCATTGCCGCCAAGCAGACTTCCCGCCATCGATGTCAGTGACCCCATGAGTCCTCCGCCACCGCCCGATTTTCCTCCACCCGACTGAGCTTCGTTCAGCAGTGCATCGGCTCCCGGCAGCTTTTTCAGCACGGAACTGAACGTCGAATCATCCAACTGGCCCTTGATCACGTTCAGGATGCCACCGGTCGCCGACCGGCTCTGGCCTTCGTCAATTCCAAGTTGTTTGGTGACCAGGGAAATGAATTCTTCCACAACAGCTTCTCCCATCAGGACGGTTGAGATTTGAAAGGTGCGACAGGAACGACCTGCGCATCAGGCACGCGGCATGTCGACGAACGAAACCGACACTCGACGGCGTGACGCCGCACATTGTTACGGACGGCTGTGCCGGTGTTAGCCTTGTTCGTCGAAGTTACCTAAGGCAGCGTTGATTTGCCACCTGGTCAGATCGTAGATTCATGTCGTCAGTTGTTCAACCGGCGCCTTCCCGCAGCGGGCGGTGCGGACTCTGCCAGGGCCATTCGGCGGGGTGGAAGTCAGCTGCTTTGTTGATTTGTCGACGGACCGCCGACACGACGCGAACTCGGGGCTATCTGGGATGATTTACGCGTGTCTGTGCGACGCTGCCCTGAAACCAACGCTGCCCTGAAACCGGCGACGGCACGCGAAGGGACCGGAGTTCCGTCGTCACACGCGCATTTCGCCGCTTCGAGATGACTGCCGTTTCCGGGACGCGTTGAGTCAGGATTCGCTGATCGCGCGATTCATCCGGGATCGCCAGCGGCTGTCGGTTTGTGGCGTCGATCGCCGAAGTCGACCGAGCAGCGGCACCGGATTCAGACCGATTCCTGCGACGCCGACAGTTCTGAATCCTGGCGGCCCGGCATTCGTT from Planctomycetaceae bacterium encodes the following:
- a CDS encoding peptidylprolyl isomerase codes for the protein MSLRYFPIAALLTFSIIAAEPAIAQDSGDKAPETFKVLFETSQGNFTVEVQRKWAPIGADRFHELVKQGFFNEARFFRVVPNFMVQFGINGDPAVQKDWRDKSIKDDPVVASNQRGFITFAKTNAPNSRTTQLFINFKDNSFLDNTGFAPFGRVIEGMEVVDKINAEYREQPDQGLIQKQGNRYLNAKFPRLDFIKSAKIVEE
- a CDS encoding DUF2780 domain-containing protein, producing MGEAVVEEFISLVTKQLGIDEGQSRSATGGILNVIKGQLDDSTFSSVLKKLPGADALLNEAQSGGGKSGGGGGLMGSLTSMAGSLLGGNAGGVAGITKAIGDSGIGLDKASGFLSLLVNFLKEKLGDDMFSKLAAKLPGLISGGK